In the genome of Labrus mixtus chromosome 21, fLabMix1.1, whole genome shotgun sequence, one region contains:
- the ch25h gene encoding cholesterol 25-hydroxylase-like protein yields the protein MFLQPLWTFLLHHSPLLTSPLFPVIFSLSVYLSFCLPFLLLDLLSLRWAPVRRYKLQPQSSISWASVRSCLALTLYNHAVFIFPLTLLHWYTMPVNLPAEAPSLPRLLAQVFVCLLLFDFQSFTWHLLHHRVPWLYRNFHKVHHTYTSTSALTTEHSGAWETLSLGFFAASTPLLLGVHPLTELAFFLLNIYLSVEDHCGYDLPWATHRLVPFGLYGGARHHDLHHLKSKYNYAPYFTHWDRLFGTLYTEED from the exons ATGTTTCTGCAGCCGCTGTGGaccttcctcctccatcactcccccctcctcacctctccccTCTTCCCCGTCATCTTCTCGCTCTCCGTGTACCTGTCCTTCTGCCTGCCCTTCCTGCTGCTCGACCTGCTCTCCCTCAGGTGGGCCCCGGTGCGCAGGTACAAGCTGCAGCCTCAGAGCTCCATCAGCTGGGCCTCGGTGCGGAGCTGCCTGGCTCTGACTCTCTACAACCACGCGGTGTTCATCTTCCCGCTGACGCTGCTGCACTGGTACACGATGCCCGTCAACCTGCCCGCTGAGGCGCCCTCCCTGCCCCGCCTGCTGGCTCAGGTGTTTGTCTGCCTGCTGCTCTTTGACTTCCAGAGCTTCACCTGGCACCTGTTGCACCACAGGGTGCCCTGGCTCTATAGGAACTTCCACAAG gtgcACCAcacctacacctccacctcGGCCCTCACCACAGAGCACTCCGGGGCCTGGGAGACCCTCAGCCTGGGCTTCTTCGCCGCCTCCACCCCGCTCCTGCTGGGCGTTCACCCGCTCACCGAGCTCGCCTTCTTCCTCCTCAACATCTACCTGTCGGTGGAGGACCACTGCGGCTACGACCTGCCGTGGGCCACGCACCGCCTGGTCCCCTTCGGCCTGTACGGAGGGGCCCGTCACCACGACCTGCACCACCTCAAGTCCAAGTACAACTACGCCCCCTACTTCACCCACTGGGACCGACTGTTTGGGACGCTCTACACTGAGGAGGACTGA